The proteins below are encoded in one region of Syngnathus acus chromosome 2, fSynAcu1.2, whole genome shotgun sequence:
- the slc6a17 gene encoding sodium-dependent neutral amino acid transporter SLC6A17, producing the protein MPNNTRVTQLEHSSEPVTESVADLLSLEHPMDYKSSQMSMGLSPGSTAPVRALLPSPDPDAEDGRPAWNNKMEYILAQVGFSVGLGNVWRFPYLCQKNGGGAYLIPYFILLILIGIPLFFLELAVGQRIRRGSIGVWNYVYPLLGGIGVSSLMVCGFVGLYYNVIIGWSIFYFFQSFQYPLPWAECPVHINGTQAIVEPECEKSSATTYFWYRQTLNITSSIDDTGGLNWKMTLCLLVAWILVCLAVIKGIQSSGKVMYFSSLFPYVVLFCFLVRGLLLKGAVDGIAHMFTPKLEKMLEPQVWREAATQVFFALGLGFGGVIAFSSYNKRDNNCHFDAALVSVINFVTSILATLVVFAVLGFKANIMNEKCVVENAEKILVYLNTSVLSKELIPPHINFSHLTTQDYAEMYGVIKTVKDENFAQLGLDSCVLEDELNKAVQGTGLAFIAFTEAMTHFPASPFWSVMFFFMLINLGLGSMIGTMTGITTPILDAFKIRKEILCVVCCIIAFLLGLLFVQRSGNYFVTMFDDYSAGLPLTVVVILENISVAWIYGTKRFMQDLEDMLGFRPYSFYYYMWRYVSPAILVLLITATVIEMVVSPAGYNAWVESEGSERFHNYPPWASAMAYSLIVVAMLPLPVVFVARRFNLLSDGSNKLSVSYRKGMMKDMSNLEEQDEQRFILSKNPRQAPSPVPSQRPYLGPGGTQEMTNTNYGTGTKTGYQNIGSPESEL; encoded by the exons ATGCCGAACAACACTCGAGTAACCCAGCTGGAGCACAGCAGCGAGCCGGTCACCGAGTCCGTGGCCGACCTGCTATCTCTGGAGCACCCCATGGACTACAAGAGCAGTCAGATGAGCATGGGGCTCAGTCCGGGCTCCACTGCCCCAGTAAGAGCCCTTCTGCCCTCCCCGGACCCTGACGCTGAGGACGGGAGGCCGGCCTGGAACAATAAGATGGAGTACATCCTGGCGCAGGTGGGCTTCTCAGTTGGGCTTGGGAACGTCTGGAGGTTTCCATACCTGTGCCAAAAGAACGGTGGAG GTGCCTACCTGATTCCGTacttcatcctcctcatcctcatcgGCATCCCGCTGTTCTTCCTGGAGCTGGCGGTGGGTCAGAGGATCCGACGTGGCAGCATTGGCGTGTGGAACTACGTCTACCCCCTGTTGGGAGGCATCGGGGTTTCGAGCCTGATG GTTTGCGGCTTTGTGGGCCTCTACTACAACGTGATCATCGGATGGAGCATCTTCTACTTCTTCCAGTCCTTCCAGTACCCACTCCCTTGGGCTGAATGCCCGGTCCACATCAATGGAACCCAAGCCA TCGTGGAGCCAGAGTGTGAAAAGAGCTCGGCCACCACTTACTTTTGGTACCGTCAGACGCTCAACATCACCAGCAGTATCGACGACACGGGCGGCCTGAACTGGAAGATGACTCTTTGCCTTCTTGTGGCTTGGATCTTGGTGTGCTTGGCTGTCATTAAAGGCATCCAGTCGTCTGGGAAG GTGATGTACTTCAGCTCTCTCTTCCCTTATGTGGTGCTCTTCTGCTTCCTGGTGAGAGGTTTGTTGCTGAAGGGCGCAGTGGATGGAATCGCACACATGTTCACACCAAAG CTGGAGAAGATGCTGGAACCGCAGGTGTGGCGAGAGGCGGCCACGCAGGTATTCTTCGCACTGGGCCTCGGCTTTGGCGGCGTCATCGCCTTCTCCAGCTACAACAAGCGAGACAACAACTGCCACTTTGACGCTGCGCTTGTTTCCGTCATCAACTTTGTCACATCCATCCTGGCCACGCTGGTGGTGTTTGCTGTCCTGGGCTTCAAGGCGAACATCATGAATGAGAAATGTGTCGTAGA GAATGCAGAGAAGATCTTGGTGTACCTCAACACCAGCGTGTTGAGTAAAGAGCTCATCCCTCCTCACATCAACTTCTCACACCTGACCACGCAAGACTATGCGGAAATGTATGGAGTCATTAAGACGGTCAAGGACGAAAACTTTGCCCAGCTGGGCCTCGACTCGTGTGTGCTGGAGGACGAACTCAACAAG GCGGTGCAAGGAACCGGTCTGGCCTTCATCGCCTTCACAGAAGCTATGACGCACTTCCCGGCCAGTCCCTTCTGGTCGGTCATGTTCTTCTTCATGCTCATTAATTTGGGTCTGGGAAGCATGATCGGGACCATGACGGGCATCACCACGCCCATCCTTGATGCCTTCAAGATACGCAAAGAGATTCTGTGCG TGGTTTGCTGTATCATTGCCTTCCTGTTGGGTCTGCTGTTTGTGCAGCGCTCAGGGAACTACTTTGTCACCATGTTTGACGACTACTCGGCGGGCTTGCCGCTCACGGTGGTGGTGATCCTGGAGAACATCTCTGTGGCCTGGATATATGGAACCAAAAG GTTCATGCAGGACCTGGAGGACATGCTGGGCTTCCGGCCATACTCTTTCTATTACTACATGTGGAGGTACGTGTCACCGGCCATTCTAGTGCTGCTCATCACGGCTACCGTCATCGAGATGGTCGTCAGCCCTGCGGGCTACAATGCCTGGGTGGAGTCAGAG GGCTCTGAGCGTTTCCACAACTACCCTCCCTGGGCTTCAGCCATGGCCTACTCCCTCATCGTGGTGGCCATGTTGCCCTTGCCAGTGGTCTTCGTAGCCCGTCGTTTCAACCTGCTGTCTGATGGTTCCAACAAGCTGTCCGTGTCCTACCGCAAAGGCATGATGAAGGACATGTCCAACCTGGAGGAGCAGGACGAGCAGCGCTTCATCCTCAGCAAGAACCCTCGCCAGGCGCCCTCCCCTGTGCCATCCCAACGCCCTTACCTGGGGCCCGGCGGAACGCAAGAGATGACCAACACCAACTACGGAACCGGCACCAAGACGGGCTACCAGAACATCGGCTCACCCGAATCTGAGCTATAA